From the genome of Propionispora vibrioides, one region includes:
- a CDS encoding type III PLP-dependent enzyme: MEKTFKLSQTAVERLAESYGTPLLILSSEQIKRNYNMLAEYLPGVHLYYAVKSNPNETIVRTLAELGSCFDVASDGEMQALTAMGIEPHRMVYANPVKTAGGLATARCTGINKFTFDSESEIGKMAKAVPGGAVLLRIRVDNPKALVDLNKKFGAHPDDALRLLRLAREQGLDVAGLCFHVGSQSVSSEAYYDALRICRRLFDQAAAEGFNLRVLDIGGGFPIPALNETIDIPGILTEINTGVQKYFPHTEIWAEPGRFICGTAMNLITRVIGTQERNHQQWYFLDDGLYGTFSAVIFDHWEFELETFKKGELIPATFAGPSCDSLDIMFRDKLTQRLELDDLILVPNCGSYTSASATVFNGFAKTPIIVWEEVQHLFDASEQLAAAV; this comes from the coding sequence ATGGAAAAAACATTCAAATTGTCCCAGACGGCAGTGGAAAGGCTGGCGGAGAGTTATGGGACGCCGCTCTTAATTCTGTCGTCAGAGCAGATTAAGCGAAATTACAATATGCTGGCAGAATATCTGCCGGGAGTACATCTGTATTATGCAGTTAAATCAAATCCTAATGAGACTATTGTCCGGACACTGGCAGAGCTAGGATCCTGCTTCGATGTGGCTTCAGATGGCGAGATGCAGGCGCTGACCGCCATGGGTATTGAACCGCATCGCATGGTTTATGCGAATCCTGTTAAGACGGCAGGCGGGCTGGCTACGGCCAGATGTACCGGTATAAATAAATTTACCTTTGACAGTGAAAGTGAAATTGGCAAGATGGCCAAGGCTGTGCCCGGCGGTGCGGTACTGCTCCGGATACGGGTGGACAACCCCAAGGCGTTGGTCGATTTGAATAAAAAGTTTGGTGCCCATCCCGATGATGCCCTGCGTTTGTTGCGGCTGGCCCGGGAGCAGGGACTGGATGTGGCCGGGCTATGCTTCCATGTTGGCAGCCAGTCGGTCAGCTCCGAAGCGTATTACGATGCGCTTAGAATTTGCCGCCGCTTATTTGATCAGGCGGCAGCCGAGGGCTTTAACCTGCGGGTCCTGGACATCGGCGGCGGGTTCCCCATCCCGGCCCTTAACGAAACAATTGATATTCCCGGCATTCTTACCGAAATCAACACGGGGGTCCAAAAATATTTCCCCCACACCGAAATTTGGGCTGAACCGGGCCGTTTTATCTGCGGCACAGCAATGAATCTTATCACCCGGGTCATTGGCACCCAGGAACGTAACCATCAGCAATGGTATTTCCTGGATGACGGCCTGTATGGAACTTTTTCGGCTGTGATTTTCGATCACTGGGAGTTTGAACTGGAAACCTTTAAAAAGGGTGAACTCATTCCGGCCACCTTTGCCGGTCCGAGCTGTGATTCCCTGGATATCATGTTCCGGGACAAGCTGACGCAGCGGCTGGAACTGGACGATCTTATCCTGGTGCCCAACTGTGGTTCCTATACTTCGGCTTCGGCTACCGTATTCAACGGTTTTGCCAAGACGCCGATCATTGTCTGGGAAGAAGTGCAGCACTTGTTTGATGCTTCCGAACAACTGGCGGCGGCCGTCTAA
- a CDS encoding tetratricopeptide repeat protein yields MSAERRNTMLPETYLKEGITLALAGKQQEARQAFQDLIHLYPDRPEGHYNLGLLAQREKRLDEAEVHLRRALALKPDYAEALYTLGVLLKDSHRPEGAADALSRAAKLNPDSPYTYFQLGLVLHTLKHPDGAKTCFTMALDRKPDFAEAYNNLALVVAAAGELHRAQFYLDQALAVCPNYTEAYNNRGIILSQAQLPEEAVRAFQQALQLEPGNPVTHNNLGLTYQKLRRLPEALSCFQAALGLQPHYVEAHNNLGLILHELNRPVEAVTHLNQALALKPDFVLAATNLVSVLNKLNRHNEAEACLRRALTYHPGKPGLLRRLALILRKQERYAEAEDYYQQAIQNGAPAKTAEAVFGLGTLYLLQGRYLPGWDYYEKRLIAFTYSQPPLPSWQGEDISDRRLLLFFEQGFGDTLHFIRYATLFTGLAATVGVVVQTPLQRLLAHSLDCPVYAEGQVPLEEYDIACSLHSLPYRFGTEEASIPSVIPYLKPPATLVTKWRKRLAALKPDHPRIGIVWAGNPRHDNDHNRSIPFSVFRTLPERHPQVHWISLQVGKRAADLTDSGLAILNVSAELNDFTETAGLISQLDLVITVDSAVAHLAGALGKPVWILLPLDPDWRWQLARQDSPWYPSARLFRQCRTGDWQAVLEQVMTALPDETAASVTRKKP; encoded by the coding sequence ATGTCTGCAGAAAGAAGGAACACCATGCTGCCTGAAACCTACCTGAAAGAGGGAATCACTCTGGCCCTGGCCGGTAAGCAGCAAGAAGCCCGGCAGGCTTTTCAAGATCTGATCCATCTATACCCTGACCGGCCGGAAGGCCACTATAATCTGGGCCTGCTGGCTCAGCGGGAAAAACGGCTGGATGAGGCCGAAGTTCATCTGCGCCGTGCGCTTGCCCTCAAACCCGATTATGCCGAAGCTCTCTATACGCTGGGAGTGCTGCTAAAAGACAGTCACCGTCCGGAGGGAGCGGCCGATGCCCTATCCCGCGCCGCTAAACTAAACCCAGACTCACCTTATACGTATTTTCAGCTCGGCCTGGTACTTCATACCCTCAAGCACCCGGACGGCGCTAAAACCTGCTTTACCATGGCCCTGGACCGGAAACCCGACTTTGCCGAAGCCTACAACAACCTGGCCTTGGTCGTGGCTGCAGCCGGCGAATTGCACCGGGCGCAGTTTTATCTGGACCAGGCGCTTGCCGTGTGCCCCAATTATACGGAGGCCTACAATAATCGCGGCATCATTCTTTCACAGGCCCAATTGCCGGAAGAGGCCGTCAGGGCTTTTCAGCAGGCACTCCAGCTGGAACCGGGCAATCCTGTCACCCACAATAATCTAGGGCTGACCTACCAGAAACTGCGACGGCTGCCGGAGGCCCTAAGCTGTTTTCAAGCGGCGCTGGGGTTGCAGCCCCATTATGTCGAGGCTCACAACAACCTGGGGCTCATCCTGCATGAGCTGAACCGTCCGGTTGAGGCGGTCACCCACTTGAACCAGGCCCTTGCGTTAAAACCGGACTTTGTCCTGGCCGCAACCAATTTAGTTTCCGTTTTAAACAAACTAAACCGCCACAACGAAGCGGAAGCCTGCCTTCGCCGGGCCCTTACCTATCATCCCGGTAAGCCGGGCCTTTTGCGCCGGCTGGCTCTCATCCTCCGTAAACAGGAACGCTACGCAGAAGCTGAAGACTACTACCAACAGGCGATTCAAAACGGGGCACCGGCAAAAACGGCGGAAGCGGTTTTCGGTCTCGGCACCCTTTACCTGCTCCAGGGCCGCTACCTGCCCGGCTGGGATTATTACGAAAAGCGCCTCATTGCCTTTACCTATTCACAGCCCCCTCTGCCCTCCTGGCAGGGAGAGGATATTAGCGATCGCCGCCTGCTTTTATTCTTCGAGCAGGGCTTTGGCGACACCCTGCATTTTATCCGCTATGCCACACTGTTCACCGGTTTGGCAGCCACTGTCGGGGTGGTGGTTCAAACGCCCCTGCAGCGGCTGCTTGCTCACTCCCTGGACTGTCCGGTATATGCGGAGGGGCAGGTTCCGCTGGAGGAGTACGATATTGCCTGCTCGCTCCACAGCCTGCCCTATCGGTTCGGCACGGAAGAAGCAAGCATTCCCTCCGTCATCCCCTATCTCAAACCGCCGGCCACATTAGTAACCAAATGGCGCAAGCGCCTTGCCGCCCTGAAACCAGACCATCCCAGAATCGGCATTGTCTGGGCCGGCAATCCCCGGCATGACAACGACCATAACCGTTCCATCCCGTTTTCTGTCTTCCGGACTTTACCGGAGCGGCATCCCCAGGTTCACTGGATCAGCCTGCAGGTGGGCAAACGGGCGGCGGATCTGACCGACAGTGGTTTGGCTATTCTTAACGTCTCGGCAGAACTAAATGATTTCACCGAAACGGCCGGCTTAATCAGCCAGCTTGATCTGGTGATCACCGTTGATTCCGCCGTAGCCCACCTGGCCGGTGCCTTGGGCAAACCAGTCTGGATTTTATTGCCCCTCGATCCCGACTGGCGTTGGCAGTTAGCACGGCAGGACAGTCCCTGGTATCCCTCGGCCCGCCTCTTCCGGCAGTGCCGGACCGGCGACTGGCAGGCAGTGCTGGAGCAGGTTATGACGGCTTTACCCGACGAAACTGCAGCTTCCGTCACCAGAAAAAAACCATAA
- the thiD gene encoding bifunctional hydroxymethylpyrimidine kinase/phosphomethylpyrimidine kinase: protein MKKVLTIAGSDSSGGAGIQADLKAFSAQGVFGMSVITAVTAQNTQGVLAVQDIEPEIIAKQIEAIFEDIEVDAVKIGMVSRPVTIHTIAAKLRQYQAVNVVVDPVMVSKSGYHLLQPEAEAALVQELLPLAALVTPNIPEAEVIAGMTIHNLTDMEEAARRIHRLGAACVLVKGGHLPDDATDILYDGSHFEYLAAKRIATKNTHGTGCTLSSAIAANLGKGCTVTEAVKRAKAYITIAIEHSLAIGKGVGPTHHFYELYRKAGLE, encoded by the coding sequence ATGAAAAAAGTATTAACCATTGCCGGCTCGGATAGCAGCGGCGGCGCCGGCATCCAGGCCGACTTAAAAGCCTTTTCCGCGCAGGGCGTGTTCGGCATGAGTGTCATCACTGCCGTAACAGCGCAAAATACGCAGGGCGTACTGGCGGTGCAGGACATTGAGCCGGAAATCATCGCCAAGCAGATTGAAGCGATTTTCGAAGATATTGAGGTGGATGCCGTTAAAATAGGCATGGTTTCCCGGCCTGTCACCATCCATACCATTGCCGCCAAGCTGCGTCAGTACCAGGCGGTCAACGTGGTGGTCGACCCGGTCATGGTATCCAAAAGCGGCTATCATTTGCTGCAGCCGGAAGCCGAAGCAGCCCTGGTGCAGGAACTGCTGCCCCTGGCGGCACTGGTTACACCCAACATTCCCGAGGCGGAAGTGATTGCCGGGATGACTATTCATAATCTGACGGATATGGAGGAAGCCGCCCGGCGGATACACCGGCTGGGGGCGGCCTGCGTCCTGGTGAAGGGCGGTCATCTGCCGGATGACGCCACCGATATCCTGTACGACGGCAGTCACTTCGAATATTTGGCGGCCAAACGGATTGCCACCAAGAATACCCACGGCACCGGTTGTACATTATCTTCAGCGATTGCCGCCAATCTGGGCAAGGGCTGCACGGTGACCGAAGCGGTGAAACGGGCCAAGGCGTATATTACTATAGCCATTGAACATTCGCTGGCTATTGGCAAAGGGGTAGGGCCGACCCATCATTTTTACGAGTTATACCGGAAGGCGGGGCTGGAATGA
- a CDS encoding DUF4870 domain-containing protein, translating to MNDITGEQKLLAVLSHLAYLLGGLGFIVAPLVIFLLKREDRFVYEHAKQALVAHLVILVFSAITGLLCTLLIGFLLVPVLAIFWLLLLVTSIIAAVRAVDGQLYEYPLIQRFVNKL from the coding sequence ATGAACGATATTACCGGCGAACAAAAACTGCTGGCTGTATTATCCCATCTGGCCTACCTGCTTGGCGGCCTGGGTTTTATCGTCGCTCCCCTGGTGATCTTTCTGCTTAAACGGGAGGACCGCTTTGTTTACGAGCATGCCAAACAAGCCCTGGTGGCTCATCTGGTTATTTTGGTATTTTCGGCAATTACCGGCTTATTATGCACTTTGCTGATTGGTTTTCTACTGGTGCCCGTCCTGGCCATCTTCTGGCTGTTACTGCTTGTCACCTCGATCATCGCCGCCGTCCGGGCGGTTGACGGACAGTTGTATGAATATCCCTTAATCCAGCGCTTTGTCAACAAACTGTAG
- the thiE gene encoding thiamine phosphate synthase yields the protein MNAIDYSLYLVTDRRLVGGKDFYRSLEEALAGGVTLLQLREKEASSAEFYQIALKVKEICGRYDVPLIINDRLDIALAVDADGLHIGQQDLPLPVARRLLGRDKLIGVSATTLAEAQLAEAGGADYLGIGAMYPTGTKTDARAVSLSELTAIRQNVTIPVVAIGGIGTANVTEVMGTGIAGVSVVSAILAQDDVRAAAQHLRQLIITA from the coding sequence ATGAACGCCATTGACTATTCTTTGTATCTGGTGACTGACCGCCGGCTGGTCGGCGGGAAGGACTTTTATCGGAGTTTGGAAGAAGCCCTGGCCGGTGGGGTAACGCTGCTGCAGCTTAGGGAAAAGGAAGCCTCGTCGGCCGAATTTTACCAGATTGCGCTTAAGGTCAAGGAAATCTGCGGCCGTTACGACGTGCCGCTCATTATTAATGACCGGCTGGATATTGCCCTGGCCGTTGATGCCGACGGACTGCACATTGGTCAGCAGGACCTGCCGCTGCCTGTGGCCAGAAGGCTGCTGGGCCGGGACAAGCTGATTGGTGTGTCGGCGACTACACTGGCCGAGGCGCAACTGGCCGAAGCAGGTGGTGCCGATTATCTGGGGATTGGGGCCATGTACCCGACAGGCACCAAAACGGATGCCCGGGCGGTGAGTCTGTCAGAACTGACCGCCATCCGGCAAAATGTAACCATTCCGGTTGTGGCGATCGGCGGGATTGGAACGGCCAATGTGACGGAAGTCATGGGTACCGGCATTGCCGGCGTCTCAGTTGTTTCAGCCATATTGGCCCAGGACGATGTCCGGGCGGCAGCGCAGCACCTGCGCCAGTTGATCATAACGGCATAA
- a CDS encoding DUF1858 domain-containing protein has translation MLPTGANLQKIWNGKKTYAVTPHIPGGFVKADALRKYADVAEKYGATLKLTSAQRIMLTGLKAEDVEQVWADLEMQPAIGFANCVRSVKICPGIAFCKRGKQDSIKLGLELDKRYHKKEMPSRMKMGVAGCPNSCAEVYVKDVGLLATDAGWNVYVGGSAGSHPRLADLLIEDLTAEEALHIVDIIVRYYQKNADIERVGQFIDRIGLKKFKADVLAEFYKGVSETTEPLVSQSAAGEKIIPVAGGLTEGTLVLGDKITADSVISDIIRVYPQTVPVFRSFGMGCLGCPSSTGEAVQKAAEIHGIKVDEILAALNKVI, from the coding sequence ATGCTACCAACAGGTGCCAACCTACAGAAGATATGGAACGGAAAGAAAACCTACGCTGTCACGCCGCATATTCCGGGCGGCTTTGTGAAAGCCGACGCCTTACGCAAATATGCCGATGTGGCGGAAAAATATGGTGCTACCTTAAAACTGACCTCGGCGCAGCGCATTATGCTCACCGGCTTAAAGGCCGAGGACGTGGAGCAGGTTTGGGCCGATCTGGAAATGCAGCCGGCGATCGGCTTTGCCAATTGCGTGCGCAGTGTGAAAATATGTCCGGGCATCGCCTTTTGCAAGCGAGGCAAGCAGGACAGCATCAAGCTGGGGCTCGAACTGGATAAACGGTATCACAAGAAGGAAATGCCCTCCCGCATGAAAATGGGAGTGGCCGGCTGTCCCAACTCCTGTGCCGAAGTGTATGTAAAGGATGTCGGACTGCTGGCGACCGATGCGGGCTGGAATGTATATGTGGGCGGTAGCGCCGGCTCGCATCCCCGTCTGGCCGATTTGCTGATTGAGGACCTGACGGCGGAGGAAGCGCTGCACATAGTGGACATTATTGTGCGGTATTATCAAAAGAATGCCGATATTGAACGGGTTGGACAATTTATTGACCGGATTGGCTTAAAAAAATTCAAGGCCGATGTGCTGGCCGAATTCTACAAGGGCGTCAGCGAAACCACCGAACCGCTGGTCAGCCAGTCGGCTGCCGGAGAAAAAATCATTCCTGTGGCGGGCGGCCTGACCGAAGGGACGCTGGTACTGGGTGACAAGATCACCGCCGACAGCGTGATCAGCGATATTATCCGGGTGTATCCGCAAACGGTGCCTGTCTTCCGCTCATTTGGCATGGGCTGCCTGGGCTGTCCGTCCTCGACGGGGGAAGCGGTCCAGAAGGCGGCGGAAATCCATGGGATCAAGGTGGATGAAATTCTGGCGGCACTGAACAAGGTCATATAG
- a CDS encoding histidinol phosphate phosphatase, with amino-acid sequence MLIDTHMHTRYSTDSEMTLAEAMARSQELGIGITITDHMDLNYPNPGEFVFDLGDYCSEYGPYRSEKLLLGVEFGLRMDCLEATRELAGSYPLDYMIGSIHVINDIDLYWESFYRGHSKQEVYSLYFATMLECVKAHDFIHSLAHIDYISRYARFADTHVYYDEFKEVIDPVLAVLAERGQALEINTKRVLTPEYMALLLPVYRRFAELGGRHVTVGSDAHRASEIGRDMKTAFDFADCCGLRPVYFKTGKPEYQARD; translated from the coding sequence ATGTTGATAGATACCCATATGCATACCCGTTATTCCACCGATTCGGAAATGACCCTGGCGGAGGCGATGGCGCGCTCGCAGGAGCTAGGCATCGGCATTACAATTACCGATCATATGGATTTGAACTATCCCAATCCGGGGGAGTTTGTTTTTGACCTGGGGGATTACTGCAGCGAGTATGGGCCTTACCGGAGTGAAAAGCTGCTGCTGGGTGTAGAGTTCGGTCTGCGCATGGATTGTTTGGAAGCGACGCGGGAACTGGCGGGGAGCTATCCGCTGGACTATATGATTGGCTCGATTCATGTGATTAATGACATTGATTTATACTGGGAATCCTTTTATCGCGGCCATAGCAAGCAGGAGGTCTATTCTCTTTATTTTGCCACCATGCTGGAATGTGTCAAAGCTCACGACTTTATTCACAGCCTGGCCCATATCGATTACATTTCCCGCTATGCCCGGTTTGCCGATACCCATGTCTACTATGACGAATTTAAGGAAGTCATTGATCCGGTGCTGGCGGTGCTGGCCGAGCGCGGGCAGGCTCTGGAGATCAATACCAAGCGGGTGCTGACACCGGAGTATATGGCGCTGTTGCTGCCGGTTTACCGGCGGTTTGCCGAGCTGGGCGGACGCCATGTAACCGTCGGTTCCGATGCTCACCGGGCCAGCGAAATCGGCCGGGATATGAAGACGGCTTTTGACTTTGCCGATTGCTGCGGTTTAAGACCGGTTTATTTCAAAACGGGAAAGCCGGAATACCAGGCTCGCGATTAA